Proteins encoded together in one Planctopirus ephydatiae window:
- a CDS encoding sulfotransferase family protein: MTTTPEARSALSHPPAEVVEQALDSQLKSTNTAASSGGNHHSHESNNAAKKAETSKEVTKVKSTGQGLFTVWHGLTFGGLLQLMAKRPPMHYSRALRLVSLFFICPFNSFYSIVSGLIYGRKIQKTQVTKPPIFILGHWRSGTTLLHNLMTLDSQFTYPNLYQVMYPQHFLLTESVISKLAAPFLPKTRPMDNMPAGWKLPQEDEVALLVETQLSPYLMVAFPNERKYYSHTFDVRHMSPGDQAKWKRSLVNFVKKLTVRADKPIVMKSPSHTYRVATLLELFPDARFVYIHRDPYAVFSSSLHLRRTMYMENSFIEPTEENLYQDTLETLDTCLKTYEETRHMIPEKNLVEIRYTDLEAHPVEQMQRVYETLGFEGWERMRPIFEREAQAMSEYKKNRFIMDDETRQMIYSRLKDFFDKYGYDPQVGVAENGSKSS; the protein is encoded by the coding sequence GTGACGACAACTCCCGAGGCTCGCTCTGCTCTGTCCCATCCCCCTGCGGAAGTTGTCGAACAAGCGTTGGACAGTCAGTTGAAATCTACAAACACAGCGGCCTCATCGGGCGGAAATCATCACTCGCACGAGTCGAACAACGCTGCGAAAAAAGCCGAGACCTCTAAAGAGGTCACAAAGGTCAAATCGACTGGCCAGGGTCTGTTTACCGTCTGGCATGGTCTGACCTTTGGCGGGCTGTTGCAGTTAATGGCCAAACGCCCGCCCATGCATTATTCCCGCGCACTCAGGTTGGTTTCGCTGTTTTTCATCTGCCCGTTCAATTCGTTTTACAGCATCGTTTCGGGCCTGATTTATGGCCGAAAAATCCAAAAAACCCAGGTCACTAAGCCACCGATTTTTATTCTGGGGCACTGGCGGAGTGGAACGACCCTGCTCCACAACCTGATGACGCTCGATTCGCAGTTCACCTATCCCAATTTGTATCAGGTCATGTACCCGCAGCACTTTCTGCTGACCGAAAGTGTCATTTCCAAATTAGCCGCTCCCTTCCTTCCCAAGACCCGGCCCATGGACAACATGCCCGCCGGCTGGAAATTGCCACAGGAAGACGAAGTGGCCTTGCTGGTCGAAACACAGCTGTCTCCCTATCTGATGGTCGCCTTCCCCAATGAGCGGAAATACTACAGCCACACCTTCGATGTCCGGCACATGTCCCCCGGCGATCAGGCGAAGTGGAAACGCTCACTCGTCAACTTCGTCAAAAAGCTGACTGTTCGTGCCGACAAGCCCATCGTGATGAAATCACCCTCGCACACCTATCGCGTGGCGACTTTGCTCGAACTCTTCCCGGATGCCAGGTTCGTTTACATTCATCGTGACCCTTATGCCGTCTTTTCCTCCAGCCTGCACCTGCGGCGAACGATGTACATGGAGAACAGCTTTATCGAGCCCACCGAGGAGAACCTCTACCAGGATACTCTCGAGACACTCGATACCTGCCTCAAGACCTACGAAGAAACCCGGCACATGATCCCCGAGAAAAATCTCGTGGAAATTCGCTACACCGATCTCGAAGCACACCCCGTCGAACAAATGCAGCGTGTTTACGAGACCTTGGGATTCGAAGGCTGGGAACGCATGCGGCCGATTTTTGAACGCGAAGCCCAGGCGATGTCGGAGTACAAAAAGAATCGCTTTATCATGGACGACGAGACCCGGCAGATGATCTACAGCCGGCTCAAGGATTTCTTTGACAAGTACGGCTACGATCCACAAGTCGGTGTCGCTGAGAATGGCAGCAAGTCGTCATAG
- a CDS encoding YkgJ family cysteine cluster protein, whose amino-acid sequence MSRDATESDHEVPADEKPPEASEWYSAGLRFHCTQCGNCCTGTPGYVWLSTQEMMEIAEFLSISTGELRLMHTKVAQGKLSLADHANGDCVFLDGSTRKCRIYPVRPAQCRTWPFWEKTIETPEAWQATCEVCPGAGKGELVPLEMIRESARQSRL is encoded by the coding sequence TTGTCGAGGGATGCCACCGAATCGGACCATGAAGTTCCAGCCGATGAAAAGCCGCCGGAAGCCAGTGAGTGGTACTCGGCCGGGCTGAGGTTTCATTGCACGCAGTGCGGCAACTGCTGCACGGGAACACCCGGTTATGTGTGGCTCAGCACTCAGGAGATGATGGAGATCGCCGAGTTCCTGAGCATTTCCACGGGTGAGCTGCGACTCATGCACACGAAAGTTGCCCAGGGGAAACTTTCTCTCGCGGACCATGCGAATGGCGATTGTGTCTTTCTGGATGGGTCTACACGCAAGTGCCGCATCTATCCCGTGCGGCCTGCGCAATGCCGCACCTGGCCATTCTGGGAGAAAACCATTGAAACTCCCGAGGCGTGGCAGGCAACGTGTGAAGTCTGCCCCGGTGCTGGAAAGGGAGAACTCGTGCCACTTGAGATGATTCGGGAGAGTGCCCGGCAATCGCGGCTATGA
- the plsY gene encoding glycerol-3-phosphate 1-O-acyltransferase PlsY: MPWVLLIVASYLAGSIPFGLLLARVIRGIDIRQEGSGNIGATNVSRSLGKKWGLVVLVLDALKGYLPPLFLPGIVGLGGDTGPAGAWVIPMSAMTTVIGHMFPIWLGFKGGKGIATSLGALGAASPWGLLVATICFFGSFAINKIVSLSSLIALAGYLAFELICWQVPFAFRQSDGLQGATTPQAIMAVVLSILIVYRHKSNLARLRAGTEPTFFQKKTN, from the coding sequence ATGCCCTGGGTGCTACTGATTGTGGCCAGCTATCTGGCAGGTTCGATCCCTTTCGGATTGCTGCTGGCGCGGGTCATTCGCGGGATTGATATTCGCCAGGAGGGGAGCGGCAACATTGGTGCCACCAATGTCAGTCGCTCACTGGGAAAAAAGTGGGGGCTCGTGGTCCTCGTGCTCGATGCTCTCAAAGGCTATTTGCCCCCGCTTTTTCTTCCGGGGATTGTTGGTTTGGGAGGCGATACAGGCCCAGCCGGCGCGTGGGTGATTCCGATGTCGGCCATGACGACAGTCATCGGTCACATGTTTCCGATCTGGCTCGGCTTTAAAGGTGGCAAAGGGATTGCGACTTCACTGGGAGCTCTCGGAGCGGCTTCTCCCTGGGGATTGCTTGTGGCGACCATCTGCTTCTTTGGCAGCTTCGCAATCAACAAGATTGTTTCGCTCAGTTCGCTGATTGCACTGGCGGGATACCTGGCCTTCGAATTGATCTGCTGGCAGGTTCCCTTTGCGTTCCGGCAATCAGACGGCCTTCAAGGAGCGACGACTCCGCAGGCGATCATGGCGGTTGTCTTGTCCATTCTCATTGTCTACCGCCACAAATCCAACCTCGCCCGCCTCCGCGCCGGCACCGAACCCACGTTCTTCCAGAAGAAGACAAATTGA
- a CDS encoding imm11 family protein, which translates to MWTTGQVFCDDERIAQCDLIGGSGHVIVSRRMLDWMNELSDNAFIGLPQKVNDLDTYNYICKKQIDALDKERSDIVYFSTGRILNVHKYAFLQHKIPACCVFQLADLRGAVFATEAAREFLLKNGINNAQFDLVADNVIPAEGV; encoded by the coding sequence ATGTGGACGACTGGTCAAGTTTTCTGTGACGACGAAAGGATCGCGCAGTGCGACTTGATCGGTGGATCAGGTCATGTCATTGTGTCGCGGCGTATGCTCGACTGGATGAATGAGCTTTCTGATAACGCCTTTATTGGACTCCCCCAGAAAGTGAACGACCTTGACACCTATAACTACATTTGTAAAAAGCAAATCGACGCTCTCGATAAAGAACGTTCAGATATTGTTTACTTTTCGACAGGCCGTATTCTGAATGTCCATAAATACGCATTCTTGCAGCATAAGATTCCTGCTTGCTGTGTTTTTCAGTTGGCAGATCTACGAGGAGCGGTGTTCGCAACTGAGGCAGCTCGTGAGTTCCTTTTGAAGAACGGCATCAACAACGCTCAGTTCGATCTCGTGGCGGACAATGTGATCCCCGCTGAAGGAGTGTAA